CTCGTCAGGAGCGCCAGCAGCACGCCGACGATGACCCATATATTAAATCGCTTCGCGCCTACACGATTAATGTAGGTCATAATAATGCCGACGATCAGCAGCGCCTCCAGCGCCTCGCGGAACGTAATCAGAAATGCGGCGAATTGTGAGAAACCCATATTTGTCCAGCATCCTTTCTAAAAGTCGGGACCCCTAGCTGCATAAACGCAGCTAGGGGCAAGAGATTCAGTCGTACCAATTAGTTAATAATAACGCTGCCGTCGAACCAGAATACCTTCGAGCCAAGTGTCTCTGCCGCTGCGCGAACCGGAATATACGCACGGCCGTCATTGATCACAACAGCCTGATCGAGCTTCTTGTCGGACACCTTGCCGTTCAGCTCAATCGCCGTGCTGCCAACCTGCAGCTTCAGCACGTTGCTGCCTCTTGTTACCGTTACGACTTGAGTTGCATCGTCGAACTTCACATCAGCGCCAAGCGCCTCTGCTACGAAGCGTACAGATGCAACGGTACGGCCGCTGTTCGCATCGACATAAGAGGTTGCCGTGTCTGTCGTCTGCTCCTTGCCGTCAACTGTGATCGCCTTGTCGCCCACCTTGAAGCTTACGCCCTTCAGCTGTGCCAGCTTCTTCAGCATGTCATATGCATGCTTCTTCGCGCTGTCGTACTTGCCATCCTTCAGCTCCATGAAGAACAGCTGTGTCGTCTGCTCCAGGCTTGCGAACGCCTCATCGCCAAGCTCCGCCTTCGCAATAGTTTCGAGCGAGCTGACGAATGCTCCTGCCTCTGCCGCCTGCTCCAGCGCCTTCGCGATGTCACCCTTCGGCAGCGACTCATCGAAGATGCGGTTCACATAGCCGTTAATCTTCACGTTGATCGTGTCAGCGAGCTGAAGGCCGACTGTCTTCGTGCTCAGTGCCTTACCATCGGAGCCGAATGCATCCTTGATCGCATCAGCTGCTACCTTCGAGCCGCCAGTCATCGAGCCGTAGATCGGCATGTAGAAGAAGTAGCCCTCCACCTGCTGAACCTTCGCATCGTCCAGCTTGCCAGCTGCGAGGCTCTCCTCAACCTTGCCTGCATATTTCACAGTGCCCATCACGAACACCTTCATGATCGTCTTCTCAAAAATTTGACGGTATACTTGGTACTCCGTCATATCGCCTGCCTCTACAGCCTTGATCAGACCAGGGATCGCGATCGTGTTCAACACATTCTGTGTCAGCGTCTTGTAGTCCGTGTCGCGCTTGCCAGCCGTCACGCCGACTGTGCCTGCTGTCAGCTCGATTGCTTTCTCAAGAGAAGCCTTCGCCGCAGCCTTGTCACCCTTCTTGAGCGCTTCAGCCGCATCTGTCTTCGTCAGGAAGGCGATCTCTGCGAAGAAGTACCACTGCAGACCTTTATCAACGGCCTGCTTCACTTGTGCTGCGCTATATGTACCTGCAATACCC
Above is a genomic segment from Paenibacillus sp. YYML68 containing:
- a CDS encoding copper amine oxidase N-terminal domain-containing protein produces the protein MKKIATLVLAASIAASSVGAVSASAATLGQTEFKLSADTSVQIGQVKAYTELLALFTAEKVDLAKVKASYEASFKEAVKARSTDIDAQVSAIIDAGIAGTYSAAQVKQAVDKGLQWYFFAEIAFLTKTDAAEALKKGDKAAAKASLEKAIELTAGTVGVTAGKRDTDYKTLTQNVLNTIAIPGLIKAVEAGDMTEYQVYRQIFEKTIMKVFVMGTVKYAGKVEESLAAGKLDDAKVQQVEGYFFYMPIYGSMTGGSKVAADAIKDAFGSDGKALSTKTVGLQLADTINVKINGYVNRIFDESLPKGDIAKALEQAAEAGAFVSSLETIAKAELGDEAFASLEQTTQLFFMELKDGKYDSAKKHAYDMLKKLAQLKGVSFKVGDKAITVDGKEQTTDTATSYVDANSGRTVASVRFVAEALGADVKFDDATQVVTVTRGSNVLKLQVGSTAIELNGKVSDKKLDQAVVINDGRAYIPVRAAAETLGSKVFWFDGSVIIN